The nucleotide sequence TCCGGGACTATTTTCTCAGACTTTCCCTGAACCAGAAACTCGTGGCCATGATGTTGATGCTCAGCATCATATTGCTGACCATCTATTTCTTTCTCTATCTCCAGACAGAAAAGGCGATGTACCGCGAGTTCGAGAACCAGACCGTGGAACTGTCCAAGGCTATTCAGGTCGGCGTAGAAGAAGTGACCAGCACTGGCGCAACTGATGAAAAAAGGCTTCAGGACTATCTGAAGAAGCTGAATACACGGGGGGTCAAAGAGATCTCGATCATCAACAACAGTTCTGACAAGATAATCTCCAGTACGAACCCGGTCAAGGTCGGGAAAGACGTTTCTGCCAAACGGAAAGAACTGATCGTCAAGGCCGAACTCGGAGAGACCGTTGCCGGCGAAGGCCATGCATATAATGTCATCATCCCTGTTGTTGCAGGAGAAAAGCATTTTGGCTATATCCATCTGACGATCAATACCGACGATTTTTCTGCGTTTTCGCGAAAGCGTCTTTTTGCCAGGCTCTTCGCCGTCATTTTCGTCTTCGGCATCGGCATGCTCCTGACCGTGTACCTTGCCAAGAGCTATACCAAACCGATCGAAGAGGTTGTGCGGGTGGCTCAAAGCGTTGCAGCAGGCAATCTGAATCATGAGCTGAACGCTGACAGGAAAGATGAGATAGGGAAACTGGCACAGAGCTTCAATTTCATGGTCGAGCGTCTCAGAGAACAGCGCGACCTCGAGGAGAAGCTGAGAAAGGCAGAACACCTTGCAGGCATCGGTCAGTTCGCTACAAGCATTGCCCATGAGATCAAGAACCCGCTTAATTTTATCAGCCTTTCGATCGACCTGATCAGGGAAAAATATAAACCGGCGGACAGCGCTACGCAGGGGAATTTCGACTCCATGATCGTGAACATCAAAAAAGAGATCCAGCGGGTGAGCAGGTTTGCCGAGAGTTTCCTTGAATATGGAAGACCGCTTGAACTGAACCGCCAGTTGACCGACATGGGCAAGCTTATCGATGAAGTGATCGATCTTGTGACGGTCAAGGCACAGATGGAGAATATCGAGATCCGGAAGTCCTTCGAATCACTGCCGGAGCTTTTCGTTGACCCTGAGTTCATCAAGACCTGCCTGTACAACATCATCCTCAATGCGTTTCAGGCAATGCCGGCAGGAGGAATACTTGCCGTCACGACAAAACAGCATCTCAACAGTTTTCTCTTCATCATCGAAGATACCGGCATCGGCATTCCCGAGGACAGCATATCACGGGTCTTTGACCCCTTCTTTACAACAAAGACCACGGGGCTTGGACTGGGACTTGCCTTGACCAAAAGGGTCATTGAAGAACATAAGGGCAAGGTCGAAATAGAAAGCGAAAATGGCAGAGGCACCACCTTTACCATAACCCTGCCGTTGGAAAGAGAGGCATGATATGGCAGTGATCCTCGTTGTTGACGACGAACCCCTGCAGCGGGATATCCTGAAGACAATCCTTGACGATGAGGGATACGAAACGCATACCGCGGCATCAGGAGAAGAAGCGCTCAGGACCATCGGGAAATTCCATCCTGATGTGATCCTCACCGATCTCAAAATGGAAGGCATGGGCGGCATAGAACTTCTTGCAGCAGCGCGGGCCGAGGACTCTTCTCTGACATTCATTGTTATGACAGCCCACGGCACAGTCGGCTCAGCGGTCGAAGCGATGAAAAAGGGCGCATTTGACTATCTCCAGAAGCCGCTCGAAAAGGACAACCTGCTCATTACCGTCAGGCGGGCAACTGAACATGCTGAACTCCTGAAAGAGAACCTGCAGCTCAAGAAAGAACTCTATGACCGGTTCAGGATGGAAGGCATTGTCGGCAGATCACCGAAGATGCAGGACGCGATCGAGATCATGAAGAAGGTCTCAGGCAGCCCGGCAACGGTGCTGATCATCGGGGAGAGCGGAACCGGAAAAGAGCTGATAGCACGGGCGATCCATTATAACAGCCCGCGTCGCACCAAGCCGTTTATCGCGCTGAATTGCGCTGCCATACCCGAGAATTTATTTGAGAGCGAGCTGTTCGGTTATGAGCCGGGTGCCTTCACCGGCGCCTCGGCACGCAAGATCGGCCTTTTCGAGGCGGCAAACAACGGCACGCTCTTCCTTGACGAGATCGGCGATATGCCGCTCATGATGCAGTCAAAACTGCTCCGGGTCCTTCAGGACAGGGAGATCAGAAGACTTGGCGGCAAGGACCCCATCAAGATCGACGTCAGGATCATCACCGCAACGAACAAGGACCTGGTAAAGGAACTCTCGAAGGGAGGGTTCAGGGAGGATCTGTACTACCGGCTCAAGGTCGTTACGATCCAGCTTCCGCCGCTCAGAGAACGGAAGGAGGACATACCGGCGCTGGTGGAATTTTTCAGGGCAAAATACAACAGCGAGTTCGGCAAGCGTATAAAGGGTGTTGACCAGCCCTCGCTTAAGGCGCTTGTTGAATATTCCTGGCCGGGCAACATCCGGCAGCTGGAATCGGTCATCGAACGCGCAGTCATCATGAGCGATCATGATGCGATCAGCCTGAAAGATATAAAAAGCGAACTCGGTAATTCTCAGCCTGCCGAACTCTTTGATTTTGATCTCGGCGACAACGGCATTAATTTCGAAGAGCTCGAGAAGAACCTCTTGAAGAAGGCGATGGCCAGATCGAACGGAGTTGTTGCCAAGGCCGCAAAGCTTCTCGGCATGAGCTACAAGACCTTCTGGTACCGCTGGGAAAAGATCAGCATGGAGCCTGCCTCAAAAAAAGCTGCTGATGAATAATTCGGATCATCCCGCCCGGCTCATCTCAGACCAGCTCAGCCTCCCCTTTCTCCGCGATGAACATGCTCTGCGCTCTTCCCTGAAGAAACTGTTAGGAAAAGATATCGGGCTCACCCTTACCGACAACAGGACAAGCATGCTTTCAATAAGAAAGGAATCGGAAAAGCTCAGTCTCCGCATGCACCGAATATTTCTTGAAGCAGAAGAAGCTGTTATCCGGGCAGTTGCCGACTTTATCAAAAACAGGAGGTCTGCCCGTCCGGTGCTTCAGGCCTTTATTCGCGCTCAGAGCAGTTCACTGAGATCCCGGACACCGCGGAAAAGGACAGCCTTGCTCAGGACAGAAGGGGCCTGCCACTGCCTTGCGTCATTGTTCGATAATGTCAATGCCGCCTATTTTCAGGGAGAGATTACTGCCTCGATCACCTGGGGCAGGAGGGCGTCCGGCAGGAGAACCCGGCGCGTGACGCTTGGGAGCTATTGCCGGGATTCCGGAACCATCAGAATTAACCCTCTGCTTGACCGGCAGACCGTGCCGTCTTTCTTCCTTGAGTTCATCATCTACCATGAAATGCTCCATGCGTCCCTGGGCACGGTGGTCAGAAATGGAAGGCGCTCAGTCCATTTCAGGGAGTTCCGCCAACGAGAAAAGCAGTTCGCCGCCTATGAGCAGGCGATCGTCTGGGAGAAAGAACACCTCGCCAGGTGATCTGCATTGTTCCTACTGAAGCTGCTCAGGTTGTTTAGACTGTAGTCTGTAAGTATAGACTAACGACTAAACAGTTTCAGACTAAAAACCTATTAGTCTAAACACCTACAGACTATCTACCTATCCTCTAACAAATTATGAAAAAAAGTTAATCCAATATTCATCTCAACTTCAGAGAGATTGCATAACATATGTATCCGAGAATACCTCGGAACCCTCCATTACCCTCGGGCCCTGCAATGCAGGGCCCCTTTTTTTGACTCACAGCGTTGAAAACCCCTTCATCTCATCATGACATGGGTTGTCTGACAATCGTTTTCCACTTTTCCGGTGCTGCCCGTCTTATATCACTTAAATAGATTTCGTGGTGCTTGCCAACCCTGCTGCTGCCATTATCTTCTATGAACAGATGCACCTTCTCAATGGTCGGCCCCTCAGCTGAGAAGGGTCCAATATGCATTATTTGCGCGGCCTTTCCCTCCCTGAACGTTTCGAATCTTACCAAAGACAGGGAAACAGGCTTTTTCTTCCTTTCCACCTCTTCCGTTGCCTTATTGACCATTTTCAGTGTAATGAACGCCGGTTGCATGAGCATCAAAGTCCACTTCCAGGCAGCCTTGTTTCCTTTACTGAATGCGGACATATCATCAGACCACCAAAGGGCTTCGAGCGGCAATACGCCATAGTCGACACCCATTTCGCCTTTTTTGACCATGAACTTCAGCGTGTAGGAAACAGAATAGAGCGCTTCGATCGCATCACTGAATGCTTGCGAGGTGTTTGGGTCCCCCTCACCGTCAACCATTAAGAAGTTCATTTCAGGCACATTCACAATTTCAACTTTTTGGGCTGATGGCCCATAGAGGTGTTTAAGCTGTTTTTTGTAGTCTATTTTTTCCATTTCCTTTGCCAACACGTCACATTCTCATTTTATACTCCCAACGCCCGAAGTAACTCGAGAGGCGAAGCCGAATCGGGTTGAGATATGTGTTATGCAGATTATTATTCATTGTTGTCTGAAGTGCTCGGCAATACGTCGACTCGCCACGAGTCGCCTTCTTTGACAAGCTCAATTTTGCTTTTGTATTGAAATGCCTTTGACTCACCCGAGTAATATTCGTATAAAATTACCGGAAAGACAATTCGCTTCGAATTTATTTCTTTGCCGTTCCCGATTTCGAAGGAAATGTGGCGCGGATTACTGAGGCCTGACATGTATTGTATGAACCAATCTTCATTATTTTCTTTCTTGAGTTTAGTTGATAGGTTCGCCGAAATAAGTTTATTGCCTGAATCGGCATCACGTTTTGACCATGCAACAAGAAAATCATTTGCCGTTTCCAATGCCTGGACGTAGGTTGCTGAAACAATTGGCGCAGTCACTTTGCCTTCTGC is from Nitrospirota bacterium and encodes:
- a CDS encoding GyrI-like domain-containing protein, which encodes MEKIDYKKQLKHLYGPSAQKVEIVNVPEMNFLMVDGEGDPNTSQAFSDAIEALYSVSYTLKFMVKKGEMGVDYGVLPLEALWWSDDMSAFSKGNKAAWKWTLMLMQPAFITLKMVNKATEEVERKKKPVSLSLVRFETFREGKAAQIMHIGPFSAEGPTIEKVHLFIEDNGSSRVGKHHEIYLSDIRRAAPEKWKTIVRQPMS
- a CDS encoding sigma-54-dependent Fis family transcriptional regulator: MAVILVVDDEPLQRDILKTILDDEGYETHTAASGEEALRTIGKFHPDVILTDLKMEGMGGIELLAAARAEDSSLTFIVMTAHGTVGSAVEAMKKGAFDYLQKPLEKDNLLITVRRATEHAELLKENLQLKKELYDRFRMEGIVGRSPKMQDAIEIMKKVSGSPATVLIIGESGTGKELIARAIHYNSPRRTKPFIALNCAAIPENLFESELFGYEPGAFTGASARKIGLFEAANNGTLFLDEIGDMPLMMQSKLLRVLQDREIRRLGGKDPIKIDVRIITATNKDLVKELSKGGFREDLYYRLKVVTIQLPPLRERKEDIPALVEFFRAKYNSEFGKRIKGVDQPSLKALVEYSWPGNIRQLESVIERAVIMSDHDAISLKDIKSELGNSQPAELFDFDLGDNGINFEELEKNLLKKAMARSNGVVAKAAKLLGMSYKTFWYRWEKISMEPASKKAADE
- a CDS encoding HAMP domain-containing protein, which codes for MQIIRNRIRDYFLRLSLNQKLVAMMLMLSIILLTIYFFLYLQTEKAMYREFENQTVELSKAIQVGVEEVTSTGATDEKRLQDYLKKLNTRGVKEISIINNSSDKIISSTNPVKVGKDVSAKRKELIVKAELGETVAGEGHAYNVIIPVVAGEKHFGYIHLTINTDDFSAFSRKRLFARLFAVIFVFGIGMLLTVYLAKSYTKPIEEVVRVAQSVAAGNLNHELNADRKDEIGKLAQSFNFMVERLREQRDLEEKLRKAEHLAGIGQFATSIAHEIKNPLNFISLSIDLIREKYKPADSATQGNFDSMIVNIKKEIQRVSRFAESFLEYGRPLELNRQLTDMGKLIDEVIDLVTVKAQMENIEIRKSFESLPELFVDPEFIKTCLYNIILNAFQAMPAGGILAVTTKQHLNSFLFIIEDTGIGIPEDSISRVFDPFFTTKTTGLGLGLALTKRVIEEHKGKVEIESENGRGTTFTITLPLEREA